The following proteins come from a genomic window of Rhodoligotrophos sp. CJ14:
- the pgeF gene encoding peptidoglycan editing factor PgeF, whose protein sequence is MIEAKNLIKIPEIRHGFFTRVGGFSKGIYATLNCGLGSADEPEIVLRNREIVATSLGLLPHELITCYQHHSADVITVTEAWGTTGLPKGDAMVTDRPHIAIAVTTADCVPVLFADQRGKVVGAAHAGWKGALSGVTDNTISAMEGLGAKRGEICAAVGPAISGRSYEVGPERYQAFIEDDAENARFFRRSGREGHYMLDLPAYVENRLAKAGIGSVERIDRCTYQDEEHFYSFRRSTHRGEPDYGRQLSAITLGPERFVG, encoded by the coding sequence ATGATCGAGGCGAAGAACCTGATCAAAATTCCCGAAATCCGGCACGGCTTCTTCACGCGGGTCGGCGGCTTCTCCAAAGGCATATATGCGACACTGAATTGCGGGCTCGGCTCGGCGGATGAGCCGGAGATCGTGCTGCGCAATCGGGAGATCGTCGCAACCTCCCTCGGCTTGCTGCCGCATGAACTCATCACCTGCTATCAGCATCATAGTGCCGATGTGATCACCGTGACCGAGGCCTGGGGCACGACTGGGCTGCCCAAGGGTGATGCCATGGTCACGGACCGGCCGCATATCGCGATCGCGGTGACCACGGCCGATTGCGTGCCGGTGCTGTTCGCGGACCAGCGAGGAAAGGTGGTCGGCGCTGCCCATGCGGGCTGGAAGGGGGCGCTGAGCGGGGTCACCGACAACACGATCAGCGCCATGGAAGGGCTCGGCGCGAAGCGGGGCGAGATCTGCGCCGCGGTTGGGCCCGCCATATCCGGCCGCTCCTATGAGGTGGGACCGGAGCGCTATCAGGCCTTCATCGAGGATGATGCGGAGAATGCCCGCTTCTTCCGCCGGTCTGGTCGCGAGGGCCATTACATGCTCGATCTGCCGGCCTATGTGGAAAACCGGCTGGCCAAAGCAGGCATTGGCTCCGTCGAACGGATCGACCGCTGCACTTATCAGGATGAGGAGCATTTCTACAGCTTCCGTCGCTCGACCCATCGAGGTGAGCCGGATTATGGCCGCCAGCTCTCGGCGATCACGCTCGGACCTGAGCGGTTCGTCGGCTAA
- a CDS encoding class I SAM-dependent methyltransferase: MTDATPLEAILKQMILAGGPLRLDHYMGLCLSHPAHGYYMQGDPFGARGDFVTAPEISQMFGELIGVWSVHVWQSMGAPRHLRLIELGPGRGTLMADLTRTARRLTGLGSDEISVHLIEMSPALRQAQAARLAGQNVAWHDGIDTVPDGPAILIANEFFDALPVRQWQFSNGAWAERCIGLDGADRLAIGLRPGSTPPAESLPPDPPFEGAIIEYSEIQARIATEIGERVSSQNGAALIIDYGHLGGYGDTVQALSKHRFVSPLARPGLVDITAHVNFSALGTVLKQSGAAVAGPITQGDYLGAMGLTERALRLKSSADAKQQKEIDSAVQRLAGETHATGMGRLFKVLAARHPALPVPHPFQ, encoded by the coding sequence GTGACCGACGCAACACCTCTCGAAGCGATACTGAAGCAGATGATCCTCGCCGGCGGCCCGCTTCGGCTCGACCATTACATGGGCCTCTGTCTCTCGCATCCGGCGCATGGCTATTACATGCAGGGTGATCCGTTCGGTGCGCGGGGAGACTTCGTCACGGCGCCCGAGATCAGCCAGATGTTCGGCGAGCTGATCGGGGTGTGGTCGGTTCACGTGTGGCAGAGCATGGGCGCTCCCCGGCACTTGCGCCTCATCGAGCTTGGACCGGGACGAGGTACGCTCATGGCCGATCTCACGAGGACGGCGCGGCGTCTCACCGGACTCGGCTCGGATGAGATCTCGGTTCATCTCATCGAGATGAGCCCCGCGCTACGACAGGCGCAAGCCGCAAGGCTTGCTGGACAGAACGTTGCCTGGCATGACGGCATCGACACCGTCCCCGATGGCCCGGCGATCCTTATTGCCAATGAATTCTTCGATGCGCTGCCCGTCCGGCAGTGGCAATTTTCGAACGGCGCGTGGGCTGAGCGCTGCATCGGACTTGACGGCGCGGACAGGCTCGCCATTGGGCTCAGGCCCGGCTCAACGCCACCAGCAGAATCCTTGCCGCCCGATCCTCCCTTCGAGGGCGCCATAATAGAATATTCGGAAATCCAGGCCAGAATTGCCACGGAAATCGGCGAGCGCGTCAGCAGCCAGAACGGCGCAGCGCTGATCATCGACTATGGTCATCTCGGCGGATATGGCGACACTGTGCAGGCCTTGAGCAAACATCGCTTCGTCTCGCCACTCGCCCGCCCAGGTTTGGTTGATATAACAGCCCATGTGAATTTCAGCGCTCTCGGCACAGTCCTGAAACAATCGGGCGCGGCTGTCGCGGGCCCCATTACCCAAGGGGACTATCTGGGCGCAATGGGTTTGACCGAACGGGCCTTGCGGCTGAAATCATCGGCCGATGCCAAACAGCAAAAAGAGATCGATTCGGCCGTTCAACGGTTGGCGGGGGAGACCCATGCGACCGGAATGGGCAGGCTGTTCAAGGTGCTCGCGGCTCGGCATCCCGCCTTGCCCGTGCCGCACCCGTTTCAGTGA
- the lgt gene encoding prolipoprotein diacylglyceryl transferase, which produces MPLFAIPFPAIDPMAIEIGPFAIRWYALAYIVGLLFGWWFVRRLVSSPPLWNGAAPLKPLDIDDMFLWAALGVILGGRAGYVLFYNLPAFAEDPLEIFKLWHGGMSFHGGFLGVIIAVLVFGWRRKVSGFTMLDLAAAGVPVGLFLGRIANFINGELYGRVTDMPWGVIFPDPNAGPLPRHPSQLYEGFLEGLVIFAVLVWLIYRWRALSRPGLCAGVFTAGYGIARIIVEFFRMPDPQIGYLFGGWLTMGMVLSLPMVAVGLWLIIRAIRHPQAQAAT; this is translated from the coding sequence ATGCCACTTTTCGCGATCCCCTTCCCTGCCATCGATCCGATGGCAATCGAGATCGGCCCATTCGCGATCAGGTGGTATGCGCTGGCCTATATCGTCGGCCTACTGTTTGGCTGGTGGTTCGTGCGGCGGCTGGTCTCAAGTCCGCCGCTTTGGAATGGAGCAGCGCCACTCAAGCCGCTCGATATCGATGATATGTTCCTGTGGGCAGCGCTCGGCGTCATTCTCGGGGGCCGGGCCGGCTATGTGCTGTTTTATAATCTGCCGGCTTTCGCCGAGGATCCACTCGAGATCTTCAAGCTGTGGCACGGCGGCATGTCGTTTCATGGCGGATTTCTCGGGGTGATCATCGCCGTGCTGGTGTTTGGCTGGCGACGCAAGGTCAGCGGCTTCACCATGCTCGATCTCGCCGCGGCGGGCGTGCCGGTGGGGCTGTTTCTCGGCCGTATCGCCAATTTCATCAATGGCGAGCTTTATGGCCGCGTCACGGACATGCCATGGGGCGTCATCTTCCCCGATCCCAATGCGGGGCCGCTGCCGAGGCATCCGAGCCAGCTTTATGAAGGATTTCTCGAGGGGCTCGTCATTTTCGCCGTCCTGGTCTGGCTGATCTATCGCTGGCGGGCACTGAGCCGGCCCGGGCTCTGTGCCGGCGTGTTCACGGCCGGCTATGGGATCGCGCGGATCATCGTCGAATTTTTCCGCATGCCCGACCCGCAGATCGGATATCTCTTCGGTGGGTGGCTCACGATGGGCATGGTGCTCTCGCTGCCCATGGTGGCGGTCGGGCTCTGGCTCATCATCCGGGCCATTCGCCACCCCCAAGCACAGGCGGCCACGTGA
- a CDS encoding accessory factor UbiK family protein, whose amino-acid sequence MTNPSSRIFDEMARMFGTAASAAQGLRGEFDNLIRSQAERILNDLDVVQRDEFEAVREMARLAREENEQLQSRIAALEATIAELTASDGATEAAGEARKPRTRSTKPKSAED is encoded by the coding sequence ATGACCAATCCGTCCAGCAGAATATTCGACGAGATGGCCCGGATGTTCGGGACGGCAGCGAGCGCTGCACAAGGCTTGCGGGGTGAATTCGATAATCTTATCCGCTCTCAGGCCGAGCGTATCCTCAATGATCTCGATGTCGTCCAACGGGATGAATTCGAAGCCGTGCGTGAGATGGCGCGTTTGGCCCGCGAGGAAAATGAGCAATTGCAGAGCCGGATTGCTGCGCTTGAGGCCACGATCGCTGAACTCACCGCAAGCGATGGCGCGACCGAGGCGGCAGGAGAGGCCCGTAAACCACGGACACGCAGCACCAAGCCTAAGTCTGCCGAGGACTGA
- a CDS encoding YbjN domain-containing protein, with protein sequence MVAVLTLSNEQVNPLDILERVAAAHEWSIDRSGEDEVNLLIQSAWTDLHICINWRDDLEGLHLACGFDLRVPPTRQDEVAKLIALINEQLLFGHFDLWKNEGTLIFRNGLLLSGGVEVTESQCEALITLALESCERFYPAFQFVIWAGQSASSAMEACLLETQGEA encoded by the coding sequence ATGGTGGCTGTTCTTACGCTCAGTAATGAGCAGGTAAATCCTCTGGATATTCTTGAGCGTGTGGCTGCTGCTCACGAATGGTCGATCGATCGCAGCGGGGAAGACGAGGTCAATCTTCTCATTCAAAGCGCTTGGACCGATCTGCATATCTGCATCAATTGGCGCGATGATCTCGAAGGCCTCCACCTGGCTTGCGGCTTCGATTTGAGGGTCCCGCCGACCCGTCAGGACGAGGTCGCCAAGCTCATCGCCTTGATCAACGAACAGCTTTTGTTTGGCCATTTTGACCTCTGGAAGAACGAAGGCACGCTCATCTTTCGCAATGGCCTCTTGCTGTCCGGCGGCGTGGAGGTCACGGAATCCCAGTGCGAGGCGCTGATCACACTTGCGCTCGAAAGCTGTGAGCGCTTCTATCCAGCCTTTCAGTTCGTGATCTGGGCTGGTCAATCCGCAAGTTCCGCCATGGAGGCTTGCCTTTTGGAGACCCAGGGCGAGGCATAG
- the proC gene encoding pyrroline-5-carboxylate reductase, which produces MNFRGKLVLVGAGKMGGAMLEGWLGRGIPAAQIAVLDPAPGAEIARLIADRGVILNPPLNGLSDVSVLVLAVKPQIMGDVLPGLVSLAEQRPLIISVAAGKTTGFFEKAFGADKAIVRAMPNTPAAIGRGITVLFPNGNVSSDQIGLAEELLAAVGEVARISNEDLMDAVTAVSGSGPAYVFYLTECLAAAGVRAGLPEDLATRLARATVSGAGELMRVTGLPATTLRENVTSPGGTTAAALAVLMAADGIRPVLDSAVAAAARRSRELAG; this is translated from the coding sequence ATGAATTTCAGGGGTAAGCTTGTTTTGGTTGGTGCCGGCAAGATGGGCGGCGCCATGCTCGAGGGCTGGCTTGGTCGCGGCATTCCGGCTGCGCAAATCGCCGTGCTCGACCCCGCGCCCGGTGCTGAGATCGCGCGCCTCATCGCCGATCGCGGCGTCATCCTCAATCCGCCATTGAACGGCTTGAGTGATGTTTCAGTGCTGGTTTTGGCAGTGAAGCCCCAGATCATGGGCGACGTGCTGCCAGGCCTCGTGTCCCTCGCAGAGCAGCGTCCGCTGATCATCTCTGTTGCAGCCGGCAAGACGACCGGCTTTTTTGAAAAGGCATTCGGGGCAGACAAAGCCATCGTCCGTGCCATGCCCAATACGCCCGCCGCAATCGGCCGCGGCATTACCGTTCTGTTTCCAAATGGCAACGTATCCTCCGATCAGATCGGGCTCGCCGAGGAATTGCTGGCTGCCGTCGGCGAGGTCGCCCGCATCTCCAACGAGGACCTGATGGATGCCGTGACCGCGGTATCGGGCTCGGGCCCGGCCTATGTCTTCTATCTCACCGAGTGCTTGGCGGCCGCTGGTGTCAGGGCCGGATTGCCAGAGGATCTTGCAACCCGCCTGGCGCGCGCAACCGTCTCCGGCGCCGGCGAGTTGATGCGGGTGACAGGCCTGCCTGCGACCACCTTGCGGGAGAATGTCACCTCGCCCGGTGGCACCACGGCCGCTGCCCTCGCTGTGCTCATGGCCGCGGATGGAATAAGGCCCGTTCTCGATAGTGCCGTTGCGGCGGCAGCACGCCGCTCGCGCGAACTTGCCGGCTAA